The following are encoded together in the Streptomyces rapamycinicus NRRL 5491 genome:
- a CDS encoding AurF N-oxygenase family protein, with the protein MSTTTEPPALRDALGLIKDRERVAERLLQSSAKHSFDPDTELDWDAPFEPGKWFWPPELVSLYDTPMWHRMSEEQRLLLSQHEAAALASLGIWFEIILIQLLTRHIYDKPATSAHVRYALTEIADECRHSKMFARLITKGGTPAYPVAPLHHNLGRFFKTFSTTPGSFTATLLGEEILDWMQRLTFPDERVQPLIRGVTRIHVVEEARHVRYAREELRRQMLRAPRWEAELTRIGSGEFSRIFSQAFINPKVYTDVGLDRRAAVAQVRASAHRREVMRNGARKLTEFLDDVGVMRGVGRRLWKSSGLLA; encoded by the coding sequence ATGTCCACCACGACCGAACCCCCCGCGCTCAGGGACGCGCTCGGGCTGATCAAGGACCGCGAGCGGGTCGCGGAGCGGCTGCTCCAGTCCTCCGCCAAGCACTCCTTCGACCCCGACACCGAACTGGACTGGGACGCGCCGTTCGAGCCCGGCAAGTGGTTCTGGCCGCCGGAGCTGGTGTCGCTCTACGACACGCCCATGTGGCACCGGATGTCGGAGGAGCAGCGGCTGCTGCTGTCCCAGCACGAGGCGGCGGCCCTCGCCTCCCTGGGCATATGGTTCGAGATCATCCTGATCCAGCTGCTCACCCGGCACATCTACGACAAGCCCGCGACCAGCGCCCATGTGCGGTACGCGCTCACCGAGATCGCCGACGAGTGCCGTCACTCCAAGATGTTCGCGCGGCTGATCACCAAGGGCGGCACCCCGGCGTATCCGGTCGCCCCGCTCCACCACAACCTGGGCCGGTTCTTCAAGACGTTCTCCACCACGCCCGGTTCGTTCACCGCGACCCTCCTCGGCGAGGAGATCCTGGACTGGATGCAGCGGCTGACCTTCCCCGACGAGCGCGTTCAGCCGCTGATCCGCGGGGTGACCCGGATCCATGTGGTCGAGGAGGCCCGCCATGTGCGGTACGCGCGCGAGGAACTGCGCCGCCAGATGCTGCGGGCGCCGCGCTGGGAGGCGGAGCTGACCCGGATCGGTTCGGGGGAGTTCTCCCGGATCTTCTCGCAGGCGTTCATCAACCCCAAGGTCTACACGGACGTGGGACTCGACCGCCGCGCGGCCGTCGCTCAAGTGCGGGCCAGCGCCCACCGGCGCGAGGTGATGCGCAACGGCGCCCGCAAGCTCACCGAATTCCTCGATGACGTCGGCGTGATGCGGGGCGTCGGCCGCCGGCTGTGGAAGAGCTCGGGGCTGCTGGCCTAG
- a CDS encoding GNAT family N-acetyltransferase translates to MRIRTSTSEELPVLQDIERAAGLCFRDIGMDEVADDEPLSLEELSRYQRAGRAWVAVDDADRAMAYLITDPVDGNIHIEQISVHPDSARRGVGRALIDHIAARAAGDGVPALTLTTFVDVAWNAPYYAARCGFRALTEAELTPGLREIRLSEADHGLDRWPRVCMRRDVG, encoded by the coding sequence GTGCGGATTCGAACGAGCACCAGTGAAGAACTCCCCGTCCTCCAGGACATAGAGCGCGCCGCCGGACTCTGCTTCCGGGACATCGGAATGGACGAAGTCGCCGATGACGAGCCACTGAGCTTGGAAGAGCTGAGCCGCTACCAGCGGGCCGGACGGGCCTGGGTCGCGGTGGACGACGCCGACCGGGCGATGGCGTACCTGATCACCGACCCCGTCGACGGAAACATCCACATCGAGCAGATCTCGGTCCACCCCGACAGCGCCCGCCGTGGCGTGGGACGGGCCCTGATCGACCACATCGCGGCGCGCGCCGCGGGCGACGGCGTCCCCGCGCTCACCCTGACCACCTTCGTCGACGTGGCCTGGAACGCCCCGTACTACGCCGCGCGATGCGGTTTCCGGGCCCTGACGGAGGCCGAGCTGACCCCCGGGCTCCGTGAGATCCGGCTCAGCGAGGCCGACCATGGGCTGGACCGCTGGCCACGGGTGTGCATGCGCAGGGACGTGGGCTAG
- a CDS encoding GTP-binding protein — MPGAGIPGAEEVLQRWQTDRSRAPIATKIVIAGGFGVGKTTFVGAVSEITPLQTEALMTQASESVDDLEATPEKLTTTVAMDFGRITLENDLVLYLFGTPGQQRFWFMWDDLMRGAIGAVVMVDTRRLDESFPALDYFESLGLPYVVAVNHFEGTPLYQAEDVRDALSVASSVPVVMMDARRRIAVVDALLALVRHAVDVSPE, encoded by the coding sequence ATACCCGGGGCCGGGATACCCGGGGCCGAGGAGGTGCTCCAGAGGTGGCAGACGGACCGCTCCCGCGCGCCGATCGCCACCAAGATCGTGATAGCGGGAGGCTTCGGCGTCGGCAAGACGACCTTCGTCGGCGCGGTTTCGGAGATCACTCCGCTCCAGACCGAAGCGCTGATGACGCAGGCCAGCGAGAGCGTGGATGACCTCGAGGCGACGCCCGAGAAGCTGACCACCACCGTCGCGATGGACTTCGGCCGGATCACGCTGGAGAACGATCTGGTCCTGTATCTCTTCGGCACCCCCGGCCAGCAGCGCTTCTGGTTCATGTGGGACGACCTGATGCGCGGGGCCATCGGCGCGGTGGTGATGGTCGACACCCGGCGCCTGGACGAGAGCTTCCCGGCGCTGGACTACTTCGAGAGCCTCGGACTGCCGTATGTGGTGGCGGTCAACCACTTCGAGGGGACTCCGCTCTACCAGGCCGAGGACGTACGGGACGCGCTCTCCGTGGCGTCCTCCGTCCCCGTGGTGATGATGGACGCCCGGCGCCGGATCGCGGTCGTGGACGCGCTGCTGGCGCTGGTGAGGCACGCCGTTGACGTGTCACCCGAGTGA
- a CDS encoding NlpC/P60 family protein has protein sequence MSGRIVGSVCAAAITAAAALVPAVPAAKASAAAPARPADRSVSELLTQLKTLYRKAEEATEAYNATEEKLHKQRTRTRELTTQLVHARTELAVSHDDAGRLARRQYQGHSALSSYSFLLTLLTPHPEDAADEARELDRAAGREAALIQRLSKGERRADTIATRARTALDKQLSLAAKRKKQRDKVKKQLRSIEKLLAALSTRQIAQVAERERQETAKAQRKLLASGALGPANGASPGAAGPPATTNGGTNGGTGGGTGTGSDPAPGSRRDTPAAGTPSPVATVTAPRPRPHQSPGRRPGMASAEAGRRALAYALNQIGKPYVWGAEGPNSFDCSGLTSSAWAYAGRTIPRTSQEQWRQLPRVPLSRLRPGDLVIYYKGASHVAMYAGNGQVVQAPRPGQRVKLSPLASNPLQGVVRPGPVTVAKKR, from the coding sequence GTGTCAGGACGGATCGTGGGCTCGGTCTGCGCGGCGGCGATCACCGCGGCCGCCGCGCTGGTGCCGGCCGTTCCGGCGGCCAAGGCGTCGGCCGCCGCCCCCGCCCGCCCCGCCGACCGGTCCGTGTCCGAGCTGCTGACGCAGCTCAAGACGCTGTACCGGAAGGCCGAGGAGGCGACGGAGGCGTACAACGCGACCGAGGAGAAGCTGCACAAGCAGCGCACCAGGACCAGGGAGCTCACGACCCAGCTCGTCCACGCCCGTACGGAGCTCGCGGTCAGCCACGACGACGCGGGACGGCTGGCCCGCCGGCAGTACCAGGGCCACAGCGCGCTCTCCTCCTACAGTTTCCTGCTGACCCTGCTCACCCCGCACCCGGAGGACGCCGCCGACGAGGCGCGCGAGCTGGACCGGGCGGCCGGCCGGGAGGCCGCCCTGATCCAGCGGCTGAGCAAGGGCGAGCGGCGCGCCGACACCATCGCCACCCGGGCACGGACCGCGCTGGACAAACAGCTGTCCCTGGCGGCGAAGCGGAAGAAACAGCGGGACAAGGTGAAGAAGCAGCTCCGCTCGATCGAGAAACTGCTGGCCGCGCTCAGCACCCGCCAGATCGCCCAGGTGGCCGAGCGCGAACGCCAGGAGACCGCGAAGGCCCAGCGCAAACTGCTCGCCTCCGGGGCGCTCGGCCCCGCGAACGGCGCCTCGCCCGGCGCCGCGGGCCCGCCCGCCACCACGAACGGCGGCACGAACGGCGGCACAGGCGGCGGCACGGGCACCGGCAGCGACCCGGCCCCCGGAAGCCGCCGGGACACCCCGGCGGCGGGCACCCCCTCCCCGGTGGCCACCGTCACCGCGCCCCGCCCCCGCCCCCACCAGTCCCCCGGCCGCCGCCCCGGAATGGCGTCCGCGGAGGCCGGGCGGCGGGCGCTCGCCTACGCCCTGAACCAGATCGGCAAGCCGTACGTCTGGGGCGCCGAGGGGCCGAACTCCTTCGACTGCTCGGGGCTGACCTCCTCCGCCTGGGCGTATGCCGGGCGGACCATCCCGCGCACCAGCCAGGAGCAGTGGCGCCAGCTGCCACGGGTGCCGCTCAGCCGGCTGCGCCCCGGCGATCTGGTGATCTACTACAAGGGGGCGAGCCATGTGGCGATGTACGCGGGCAACGGCCAGGTGGTCCAGGCGCCGCGCCCCGGCCAGCGGGTGAAGCTCTCCCCGCTCGCCTCCAATCCGCTGCAGGGCGTGGTGCGCCCGGGTCCGGTCACGGTGGCCAAGAAGCGGTGA
- a CDS encoding TetR/AcrR family transcriptional regulator codes for MTTGSGTAPAPPEATPPAEASAAVRPAAEPPATASPPAIARPPVTASSPAARRGSYRRLSVEARRAELLTAALDLFAHRAPEDVSLDDVASAAGASRPLVYRYFPGGKQQLYEAALRSAADELERCFEEPMSGPLSARLSRVLDRYLAFVDEHDAGFSALLQSGSVAETSRTNAIVDEVRRAAAEEILLHLAVKEPGARLRMMVRTWITAVEAASLIWLDEEKRPPLEELRDWLVDQFVAMLTATAATDPQTARVMKAAVRMEPAEGPVGRLARRVVPSLGEASHLL; via the coding sequence ATGACGACAGGCAGCGGCACCGCTCCGGCGCCCCCGGAGGCGACACCCCCGGCGGAGGCGAGTGCCGCCGTGCGCCCGGCGGCAGAACCCCCGGCCACCGCGAGCCCACCGGCCATCGCACGGCCACCAGTCACCGCGAGCTCACCGGCCGCGCGCCGGGGCAGCTACCGCAGGCTGAGCGTGGAGGCGCGGCGCGCCGAACTCCTCACCGCCGCGCTCGACCTCTTCGCCCACCGCGCCCCCGAGGATGTGTCGCTGGACGATGTGGCCTCGGCCGCCGGAGCCTCCCGTCCGCTGGTCTACCGCTACTTCCCGGGCGGTAAGCAGCAGTTGTACGAGGCAGCGCTGCGCAGCGCCGCCGATGAGCTGGAACGGTGCTTCGAGGAGCCCATGAGCGGTCCGCTCAGCGCCCGGCTGAGCCGGGTGCTGGACCGCTATCTGGCCTTCGTGGACGAGCACGACGCGGGGTTCAGCGCGCTGTTGCAGAGCGGCAGCGTGGCCGAGACCTCGCGGACGAACGCGATCGTGGACGAGGTCCGGCGGGCGGCGGCCGAGGAGATCCTGCTCCATCTGGCGGTCAAGGAGCCCGGTGCGCGGCTGCGGATGATGGTGCGCACCTGGATCACGGCCGTCGAGGCGGCCTCGTTGATCTGGCTGGACGAGGAGAAGCGGCCACCGCTGGAGGAGCTGCGCGACTGGCTGGTGGACCAGTTCGTGGCGATGCTGACCGCCACCGCGGCCACGGATCCGCAGACGGCCCGGGTGATGAAGGCCGCGGTCAGGATGGAGCCCGCCGAGGGGCCGGTCGGGCGGCTGGCGCGCCGCGTGGTGCCCTCGCTGGGCGAGGCGTCGCATCTGCTGTGA
- a CDS encoding styrene monooxygenase/indole monooxygenase family protein yields the protein MRKILIVGAGQSGLQLALGLQSQGYELTLMSNRTADEIRGGRVMSTQCMFHTALGHERDLELNFWEERAPRAWGLGVSVAGPPAPGGHPRVIDWVGRLDGYAQSVDQRIKMAGWMETFEQRGGQVVIHGAAVSDLDVLDRKYDLVLVAAGKGELVSLFGRDAARSPYDTPRRALAVAYVHGLGPRPEHPDVDAVRCNLVPGVGELFVMPALTTSGRADILFWETVPGGPADAFQGVTDPSEHLARVLELMEHFTPWEYARATKVELTDAGATLSGGYAPTVRHPIGRLPGGGLVLGVADVVVANDPITGQGSNSAAKCAAAYLESILERGDRPFDEEWMRTTFDRYWESARHVTKWTNAMLAPPPEHIVNLLGAGSAFPAVAHRIANGFDDPSEFEDFFYEPEKTAAYLDEVRAAEAAGVAGADADVAGADDEAEVDDHTPEVVRSFR from the coding sequence ATGCGGAAGATACTCATCGTGGGTGCCGGTCAATCCGGCCTCCAACTCGCTCTGGGCCTCCAGTCCCAGGGCTACGAGCTCACGCTGATGTCCAACCGGACGGCCGATGAGATCCGCGGCGGGCGGGTGATGTCCACCCAGTGCATGTTCCACACCGCGCTGGGCCACGAGCGCGATCTGGAGCTCAACTTCTGGGAGGAGCGGGCACCGCGGGCCTGGGGCCTCGGGGTCTCGGTCGCCGGGCCGCCGGCTCCCGGGGGCCATCCGCGGGTCATCGACTGGGTCGGCCGGCTCGACGGCTACGCCCAGTCCGTCGACCAGCGGATCAAGATGGCCGGCTGGATGGAGACGTTCGAGCAGCGCGGCGGCCAGGTGGTCATCCACGGCGCCGCCGTCTCCGACCTGGACGTCCTCGACAGAAAGTACGACCTGGTGCTGGTGGCCGCGGGCAAGGGCGAACTGGTCTCGCTCTTCGGCCGGGACGCCGCCCGCTCCCCGTACGACACCCCGCGGCGCGCGCTCGCGGTCGCCTATGTGCACGGCCTCGGCCCGCGCCCCGAGCACCCCGACGTCGACGCGGTGCGCTGCAATCTCGTCCCCGGCGTCGGCGAGCTCTTCGTGATGCCCGCGCTCACCACCAGCGGCCGCGCCGACATCCTCTTCTGGGAGACCGTCCCGGGCGGTCCGGCCGACGCGTTCCAGGGCGTCACCGATCCCTCGGAACACCTGGCGCGCGTCCTGGAGCTGATGGAACACTTCACGCCCTGGGAGTACGCGCGCGCCACCAAGGTCGAGCTGACGGACGCGGGCGCCACGCTGTCCGGGGGGTACGCGCCGACCGTACGCCACCCGATCGGGCGGCTGCCGGGCGGCGGACTGGTCCTGGGCGTCGCCGATGTCGTGGTGGCCAACGACCCGATCACCGGCCAGGGCTCCAACTCCGCGGCCAAGTGCGCGGCGGCCTATCTGGAGAGCATCCTCGAACGCGGCGACCGGCCGTTCGACGAGGAGTGGATGCGGACGACGTTCGACCGCTACTGGGAGAGCGCGCGGCACGTCACCAAGTGGACCAACGCGATGCTGGCCCCGCCGCCGGAGCACATCGTGAACCTCCTGGGCGCGGGGTCCGCCTTCCCCGCCGTCGCCCACCGCATCGCCAACGGCTTCGACGACCCCTCCGAGTTCGAGGACTTCTTCTACGAGCCGGAGAAGACGGCCGCCTATCTGGACGAGGTCAGGGCTGCCGAGGCCGCCGGTGTGGCTGGGGCGGACGCCGATGTGGCTGGGGCGGACGACGAGGCCGAGGTGGACGACCACACCCCCGAGGTCGTCCGGTCCTTCCGCTGA
- a CDS encoding LysR family transcriptional regulator, protein MAELEIRELECFLVLSEELHFGRAAERLYVSQSRVSQLLRNLERRIGARLLERTSRRARLTPLGERFLAELRPAYAALYGAFENARGAARGVDGVLRIGFQGAADERVTAAITAFRERHPGCEPTTVEIPLADPFGAVRAGEVDAAIVCLPVAEPDLVLGPVFSKQPQTVVVSARHPFAGRGRVDAEALADCPLIGPSAPAPRYWHDAMAPAATPDGRPIPRGPLVHTLQEGLAAVAAGRGGMLLCAPTAEYHRRRDITFVPVEGVPDSMLGLVWRRADETARLRAFGRAVEELCT, encoded by the coding sequence ATGGCCGAGTTGGAGATCCGCGAGCTGGAGTGCTTCCTCGTGCTGAGCGAGGAGCTCCACTTCGGCCGCGCGGCGGAGCGGTTGTACGTCTCGCAGAGCCGGGTGAGCCAGCTGCTGCGGAACCTGGAGCGCCGGATCGGCGCCCGGCTGCTGGAGCGCACCAGCCGCCGGGCGCGGCTGACCCCGCTCGGCGAGCGGTTCCTGGCCGAGCTCCGGCCCGCTTACGCGGCGCTGTACGGGGCCTTCGAGAACGCCCGGGGAGCGGCGCGCGGGGTGGACGGCGTACTGCGGATCGGGTTCCAGGGGGCCGCCGATGAACGGGTGACCGCTGCCATCACGGCCTTCCGGGAGCGCCACCCCGGCTGTGAACCGACGACCGTGGAGATCCCGCTGGCCGATCCGTTCGGCGCGGTGCGGGCCGGTGAGGTGGACGCCGCGATCGTCTGCCTGCCGGTGGCCGAGCCCGACCTCGTCCTCGGCCCGGTCTTCTCCAAGCAGCCGCAGACGGTGGTGGTCTCCGCCCGCCATCCCTTCGCGGGCCGCGGCCGGGTGGACGCCGAGGCGCTGGCCGACTGCCCGCTGATCGGCCCGTCCGCCCCCGCGCCGCGCTACTGGCACGACGCGATGGCGCCCGCCGCCACCCCCGACGGACGGCCCATCCCGCGCGGCCCGCTGGTGCACACGCTCCAGGAGGGGCTGGCGGCGGTCGCGGCGGGCCGGGGCGGGATGCTGCTGTGCGCCCCGACGGCGGAGTACCACCGCCGCCGGGACATCACCTTCGTACCGGTCGAGGGGGTGCCGGACTCGATGCTCGGCCTGGTGTGGCGCCGGGCGGACGAGACCGCGCGGTTACGGGCGTTCGGGCGGGCAGTGGAGGAGCTGTGCACGTAG
- a CDS encoding MFS transporter: MSNSTELTAPAGTSASPPMARSPLGARLGTRLGAGLGGWLAVVAIAVGTFAVVTTEMLPVGLLTSIGSALRVSDGTAGLAMTVPGLVAALAAPLLTVTVGRYDRRLVLCGLMGLLTVANLLSALAPGFAVLLFARVLVGVSIGGVWSIAGGLAVRLVPERSAGHATTLIFSGIAVASVLGVPIGTLIGDLVHWRVAFAAFAALSLAVAAAMAVTLPPLPATGTIRLREVPGLFRDVRLRTGLITTLLLVTGHFGAYTYVRPVLEDVAGVGAGLISTLLLAYGVAGIAGNFLAGATAHRDPRRTLMVIFTLLAAAELLVPVAGATTAGAAVLLLVWGLAYGGVSVTCQTWVLHAAPDAREAASALYVGVFNVAISLGALLGGRAADGIAVPSVMWFGGALVVLALANVVLFDRRR; the protein is encoded by the coding sequence ATGTCCAATAGCACGGAACTCACCGCTCCGGCAGGCACATCCGCGTCACCTCCGATGGCGCGCTCGCCGCTCGGAGCCCGGCTCGGGACCCGGCTCGGAGCCGGGCTCGGGGGCTGGCTCGCCGTCGTCGCCATCGCGGTCGGCACCTTCGCGGTGGTCACCACCGAGATGCTGCCGGTCGGTCTGCTCACCTCGATCGGCTCCGCGCTCCGGGTCTCGGACGGTACGGCGGGGCTGGCCATGACCGTGCCCGGCCTGGTCGCCGCGCTCGCCGCCCCGCTGCTCACCGTCACCGTCGGCCGCTACGACCGGCGGCTGGTGCTGTGCGGTCTGATGGGGCTGCTGACCGTCGCCAATCTGCTCTCCGCGCTCGCGCCCGGCTTCGCCGTCCTGCTGTTCGCCCGGGTGCTGGTCGGGGTGAGCATCGGTGGGGTGTGGTCCATCGCGGGCGGGCTCGCGGTGCGGCTGGTGCCCGAGCGCTCCGCGGGCCACGCCACCACGCTGATCTTCAGCGGTATCGCGGTGGCCTCGGTGCTCGGGGTGCCGATCGGGACGCTCATCGGCGATCTGGTCCACTGGCGGGTCGCGTTCGCCGCGTTCGCCGCCCTGTCGCTGGCCGTGGCCGCCGCCATGGCCGTCACCCTGCCGCCGCTGCCCGCCACCGGCACCATCCGGCTGCGCGAGGTGCCGGGCCTGTTCCGCGACGTCCGGCTGCGCACCGGCCTCATCACCACCCTGCTGCTGGTCACCGGCCACTTCGGCGCGTATACGTATGTCCGCCCGGTGCTCGAGGACGTCGCCGGGGTCGGGGCGGGCCTGATCAGCACCCTGCTGCTGGCGTACGGCGTGGCGGGCATCGCCGGGAACTTCCTGGCCGGCGCCACCGCCCACCGCGATCCGCGCCGCACCCTCATGGTCATCTTCACCCTGCTGGCGGCGGCCGAGCTGCTGGTCCCGGTCGCCGGGGCCACGACGGCGGGGGCGGCCGTACTGCTGCTGGTGTGGGGGCTGGCGTACGGCGGGGTGTCGGTGACCTGCCAGACCTGGGTGCTGCACGCGGCGCCGGACGCGCGGGAGGCGGCGTCGGCGCTGTACGTCGGGGTCTTCAACGTGGCGATATCGCTGGGCGCGCTGCTCGGCGGCCGGGCGGCGGACGGGATCGCGGTCCCCAGCGTCATGTGGTTCGGGGGCGCGCTGGTGGTCCTCGCCTTGGCGAACGTGGTGCTGTTCGACAGACGGAGGTGA
- a CDS encoding ferritin-like domain-containing protein, translated as MDPGDPLWQVPAGGAARFSWEYDDHRARLLALYQKGKDKQWDAVKRIDWGLDVDPYDPLGTPDESLALHGTRHWDRMTDRDKGELRHHVAAWQFSQFLHGEQGAMVCAARIVEAAPDLDAKFYSATQTMDEARHAELYGRFLHDKLGTVYPINTDLRTLLGDTLRDSRWDMAYLGMQVLIEGLALAAFGLIRDTTDKPLPQQILAYVMQDEARHVAFGRMALRDYYRQLSDAELREREEFVIEGCYLMRDRLRGVEVLENFGIPTAEAEEYCEQSQFLHMFRKLLFSRIVPCVKDIGLWGERLQRAYVDMGVLELGDSNLDLLMHQDEELAEQLDQRRFAAEEAARTGEVDEAIADGAAAEAQT; from the coding sequence ATGGATCCCGGAGACCCCCTCTGGCAGGTGCCCGCCGGCGGCGCCGCCCGATTCAGCTGGGAGTACGACGACCACCGGGCCCGGCTGCTCGCCCTCTACCAGAAGGGCAAGGACAAGCAGTGGGACGCGGTCAAGCGGATCGACTGGGGCCTGGACGTGGACCCGTACGATCCGCTGGGCACCCCCGATGAGTCGCTCGCCCTCCACGGCACCCGCCACTGGGACCGGATGACCGACCGGGACAAGGGCGAGCTGCGCCATCACGTCGCCGCCTGGCAGTTCAGCCAGTTCCTCCACGGCGAACAGGGCGCGATGGTGTGCGCGGCCCGGATCGTGGAGGCCGCGCCCGACCTCGACGCCAAGTTCTACTCCGCGACCCAGACCATGGACGAGGCCCGCCACGCCGAGCTCTACGGCCGCTTCCTGCACGACAAGCTCGGCACGGTCTACCCCATCAACACCGATCTGCGGACGCTCCTCGGTGACACCCTCCGCGACTCCCGCTGGGACATGGCCTACCTGGGCATGCAGGTGCTCATCGAGGGCCTGGCGCTCGCCGCGTTCGGCCTCATCCGCGACACCACCGACAAGCCGCTGCCCCAGCAGATCCTCGCCTACGTCATGCAGGACGAGGCCCGCCATGTGGCCTTCGGCCGGATGGCGCTGCGCGACTACTACCGGCAGCTGAGCGACGCGGAGCTGCGCGAGCGCGAGGAATTCGTCATCGAGGGCTGCTACCTGATGCGCGACCGGCTGCGCGGCGTGGAGGTCCTGGAGAACTTCGGCATCCCGACGGCCGAGGCCGAGGAGTACTGCGAGCAGTCGCAGTTCCTGCACATGTTCCGCAAGCTGCTCTTCAGCCGGATCGTGCCGTGTGTGAAGGACATCGGGCTGTGGGGCGAGCGGCTCCAGCGGGCGTACGTCGACATGGGCGTGCTGGAGCTGGGCGACAGCAACCTCGACCTGCTGATGCACCAGGACGAGGAGCTGGCCGAGCAGCTGGACCAGCGGCGCTTCGCGGCGGAGGAGGCGGCGCGCACGGGCGAGGTGGACGAGGCGATCGCGGATGGGGCGGCGGCCGAGGCGCAGACGTGA
- a CDS encoding roadblock/LC7 domain-containing protein yields the protein MNAPSSTYGLSREARNLHWLLANLVEEVPGVRSVVVVSTDGLMLLSSDTRHHAAAAAADPSVQDGPKGSSADLATIVSGLGSLTLGAAKLMDAGGVKQTMVAMDEGSLFVMSISDGSLLGVHATPDCDMTVVAYHMALFVGRAGHVLTPELRNELRRSLEHAQ from the coding sequence GTGAATGCGCCCAGTAGTACCTACGGGTTGAGTCGCGAGGCCCGTAATCTGCACTGGTTGCTGGCAAACCTGGTCGAGGAGGTGCCGGGCGTCCGTTCGGTCGTGGTCGTCTCGACCGACGGGCTGATGCTGCTCTCCTCCGACACACGGCACCACGCCGCGGCCGCGGCGGCCGATCCGTCGGTGCAGGACGGCCCCAAGGGCTCCAGCGCGGATCTCGCGACGATCGTCTCGGGGCTCGGCAGCCTCACGCTCGGCGCGGCGAAGCTGATGGACGCCGGCGGTGTCAAGCAGACGATGGTGGCGATGGACGAGGGCAGTCTGTTCGTCATGTCGATCAGCGACGGTTCGCTGCTGGGGGTGCACGCCACCCCCGACTGTGACATGACCGTCGTCGCCTATCACATGGCGCTGTTCGTGGGCCGGGCCGGACATGTGCTCACCCCCGAGCTGCGCAATGAACTACGCAGGTCGCTGGAGCACGCGCAGTGA
- a CDS encoding DUF742 domain-containing protein, with translation MTAAGSGRPARKPARVRPYSLTGGRTRSGHVLLVETFVAALESPDGRLDLAPSGLNSRMLPEIRAIIELCARMRSVAEVSAMLKIPLGVVRVLLSDLADQGKIRVYGTGRGPGQPDRALLERVLSGLRRL, from the coding sequence GTGACGGCCGCCGGGTCCGGCCGGCCCGCCCGTAAACCCGCTCGCGTACGTCCGTACTCACTCACCGGTGGCCGCACCCGCTCCGGCCATGTGCTGCTGGTGGAGACCTTCGTCGCGGCGCTGGAGTCTCCGGACGGACGGCTCGACCTGGCCCCCAGCGGGTTGAACTCCCGGATGCTGCCGGAGATCCGGGCGATCATCGAACTGTGCGCCAGGATGCGCTCCGTCGCGGAGGTCTCCGCGATGCTCAAGATCCCACTCGGTGTGGTGCGCGTCCTGCTCAGTGACCTGGCCGACCAGGGAAAGATCCGCGTCTACGGCACCGGGCGGGGCCCCGGCCAGCCGGACCGCGCGTTGCTCGAAAGGGTGCTCAGTGGACTTCGCAGGCTCTGA